One stretch of Thermoplasmata archaeon DNA includes these proteins:
- the nuoK gene encoding NADH-quinone oxidoreductase subunit NuoK, whose amino-acid sequence MIPLEYELLLSAMLFCIGLYGILARRNAIIVLMSIEIMLNASILNFVAFSSYSGDPSGQVFALLGIAVAAADAAVGLAIFLSIYQTHGTIELDKVRFLKW is encoded by the coding sequence GTGATCCCTCTCGAGTACGAGTTGCTCCTCTCCGCGATGCTCTTCTGCATCGGACTGTACGGGATCCTAGCTCGCCGCAACGCGATCATCGTCCTCATGTCGATCGAGATTATGCTCAACGCCTCGATCCTGAACTTCGTCGCGTTCTCCTCGTACAGCGGGGACCCGAGCGGCCAGGTGTTCGCCCTCCTGGGGATCGCCGTGGCGGCGGCGGACGCGGCGGTCGGACTCGCGATCTTCCTCTCGATTTACCAGACCCACGGGACGATCGAGCTCGACAAGGTCCGGTTCCTCAAGTGGTGA
- a CDS encoding NADH-quinone oxidoreductase subunit J: MNARQVLVVLATGALFLVMALSFLGNVGWPNTPTAIPVYNPNATSSNGIANQLFNAYAITVLLIAILLGAAMIGGVYLAKMDEAGKVGP; encoded by the coding sequence GTGAACGCGCGCCAGGTCCTGGTCGTCCTCGCGACGGGAGCCCTGTTCCTCGTGATGGCCCTGTCCTTCCTCGGAAACGTAGGCTGGCCCAACACGCCCACGGCGATTCCCGTGTACAATCCGAACGCGACGTCGTCGAACGGCATCGCGAACCAGCTCTTCAACGCGTACGCGATCACGGTCCTCCTCATCGCGATCTTGCTCGGCGCGGCGATGATCGGCGGGGTCTACCTCGCGAAGATGGACGAGGCGGGGAAGGTGGGGCCGTGA
- a CDS encoding NADH-quinone oxidoreductase subunit J: MAVEWDLIAFLVLSAFEVIGSVLVVVNRRLVRAAFWLAMTLVTIGAIYLLFLSEFVFLIQILVYAGAVPVLFVFGIMLTRRKIMDEAAEPEGGT; encoded by the coding sequence ATGGCCGTTGAGTGGGACCTCATCGCGTTTCTCGTGTTGAGCGCCTTCGAGGTGATCGGTTCGGTCCTCGTCGTCGTCAACCGGCGCCTCGTCCGCGCGGCGTTCTGGCTCGCGATGACGCTCGTCACGATCGGCGCGATCTACCTGCTGTTCCTGAGCGAATTCGTCTTCCTGATCCAGATCCTCGTGTACGCCGGCGCGGTCCCGGTCCTGTTCGTCTTCGGTATCATGCTCACGCGCCGCAAGATCATGGACGAGGCGGCTGAGCCGGAGGGCGGCACGTGA